The Dreissena polymorpha isolate Duluth1 chromosome 8, UMN_Dpol_1.0, whole genome shotgun sequence genome includes the window AAACTGTAATAAATATCCACATGTGTGTATGGTGTAAACATGACGTTCACTTGTTAAAAAATTTATTGACCTCCGACTGCGTCCTATGTAAATGCAATAAACATCGTTTAACAGTTCGGACACAGGGAACATACAACTTTgcataattataaatgtatatctTTATTAAGCTATTAATATCATTTAACCAGCTGTCTCGTATTGGACCTGTGTGCGAGTTTAAACCATCAATCAATTTCCTTTCCCATTTAAAACAACTATAATAAGTATTTTCAtggttaaaatatttaacatgtataGCATTTGTGTTGATTTATGTTTATTACCATAATATCCAATAACTGGTAATATTTAACCAAGTTTCCGATTTGCTGAAATCAAGCAATAAGCAGCAAATTGTAGTAAAATAGTAAAATCGTAAGATCCGGCGATTATGTTCAACCACACCTAAAGGAATTGCAAATGCATGCTTTCACTGTACATTTTAAAGAACATTTACCGAAAACATGTAATAAAGAACGGTTTGAACTTTGAAATGACAACTAATGTCAAATTGTATTAAGTTTACCGTAAGCAGACAGCCCCTAATCTGCAGCCACaaaaacatattaacaaaatgCTTCTTTCGCAAATAAATATATAGTTGATTTATTAAGTTTTAAGAATTCTCTCAACAAACACTGTGTGACTGTTTAATTGTAAATGTTTGCCAATGTCTGTACGATACTTGTATAAATGCCTGTTGCAATGTCTATTTGATAACATGTTATATTCATACTGTTCCATGTCAGGTTAAAATTAGTTTATGATGTTTACGAAGTGGCTTCTACCTTTGTCGCTATTCACATATATTTAGTGTTTGTTGCAACATAATCATgcttatacaatgtattattgtTATGTATGCTCGACAATTTGTTTACtgctttatattattttgaaatgatttaataacaatacatgtattcttataaTAATGCGGGTACCGATTGCAATCGCGTTATGCGTAAGGATGATAACTATGTTCAATTTGTTTAATCAATAATACAAACATTAAGTCGGTTAAAAGTAGACAACATATCCCAAAATACCTTACCCCTCTGTAACGGAAATTGCAGCTTACTTAAAAATTCAGTTAAATACAGATGGGTCGCTAGAACAGGCATTCGTtcttatatcaatatttattttatgctttccggtggtttataggtaaatatcagtgaattaaaactgatgatttcactgtttcaaacaatgaaaattatcagtgaaaattatcgataattaactgtgaaatgacgtcatttttttgacgaaatgacgtcattatcccagcgaaattctttacttaaactcttaaacaatgtatataaactgtgaaaaaaaaagcatataataaaaataaaattcgttggattcggtggaatatcgattttaattcactcgtgatcaaagaaaaaatatattttatatactcgTGAagtaaaatcgataatccaccgaatccaacaaatattctctatgtaTTGAGATAATATATTGGAATAATGAACAAGCAAACACGTGTTTAATTATGAAAAACCAATAAAGATAGTTACCTCCGCTTTGTGTTGTTAGTTCAAGTGTAaagtaaataagttttatatTGCAACCACATGCTTTTTTGATCCCGCTAGATCAAATCTTTGGTTTTCCGATCTCTTTGTGTTGATTTAATAATCAATTTTAATTACAAAGTTAATACATAATTACGTGTCTTTTCTGAATTAATGTGCTAACACAACcatattaaattaacaaaagAACATTTGGTATATCGCCGACATCCTtttgttatttgtattgtaaCACTATGGTCACGACAGGATAACTTGACGATTGATAgtgttttaaactttttttaaatcgaCGTAAATTAGTTAGGAGTATATAATGTTCCTTGAGCTTTGTTCTTAAGAAgcgatttatttttattgtttatctggagccgaagtgcatctcacagaatatccatccgacttccgttgttttcactttcgttattaaaaactcattataaaataattatttttacttttaggtTGTTCAAGCGATGTATTATTCTATATTATCAATAAattagtataccgtgatgaattgaacggagtttcgtttCGATCTTTCTGTAAGTCTGTAAGCGTACttttttgtgcgcaataatacaagtacatgtgattcaacaacaattgtaaacattggtgaaatgcttcatacaaagttatttttttagtgtttatgcagttcatgcagtttgcacacactaacagaaagattacaatccaatgcattcgTCAACGTCAAccatttggaatgtcaattaggcgatgagtgagctTTTAGCAcgtttatttcaatttcatgaatttaaaaatggctgcctccatcttgatgaaatgacatgtgttccagttttgatatttctagatttGTAAACTTTATTCACtttttaagcgtaacttgccctcgtcaatgtcgatattattcactaatGCTCATCTTTTCCACCGAACTATGTTGAATAAACATggttcagatttttgaaaataatgtatatttaagtGTTAAAATCGTTCTGTATTTTGATTGAATGTGTCGATTGTATGAGATGTTgctgtacaaaattggtagcagaaGGAAAACCATCCCTtgaagcatatatgtatacattttcattgTGGCACctttcgtttagtcaaatttgagttcaatgctaggggtcccacatttttcaaactgcaGCCTCTACAGGAaccttaaaacaaatatgttcactTACTGCAATGTATTATATCTAACAGAATGTACACGATTTTCGCTATGTAACAACTATTAGTTATTGAGTCGTTGTAGCGCTAATAAATTTCTCAAATAGATTTTTCCTTAGTGACATGTTTATCTTGGCCCATCAGCTCATTTTAacgaataaatacattttgttttttatatgaaatgtcattttaaaattaaaaaaaaatatcaaccagTACGCGACATTAGAACGAATTTTCGAATGAATGTTGAAAACGTTTCTTTTAATTGAATTGTGTAGGAAGTTTGCTTTAAGATGTTAGATGGATGTTAAAAGGCATCGTGTTACAATTTAACAGCTGTGTGGAAGATAAGTGCCAACAGTTGATAGCTTAATATATAAGGTTAAACAACTACCTCGCGGATGTCACACACAAGTTATATTGAACTCTATTGAGTGAGTGCACGCCATTTTCGCAGATGCTTATCCAAAGTCCAACAAACGTTTGAATTAATAAGATGGCAAATGCTAACATTTCCGTTATCTCACAGCAGTACCTCTGATGCGTGTTAGAAATGATTGCATTTTGATTATTTGGCCCAACAAGTGTTTAACAGACGTTGCACAGAATTTCAATCATAAGTAAAAGTCTGATAGCACAACTGCTTTACAAATGTGTCGTTGCTGTTCAAACCTTAATAGTTGCTTGATCGTACAGCGTGTCGCAAAAGCTTATCCAGAATTAAATTGTTCAATTACTTTGATCCAACtgtgttttgtagttttttgtttGCAGGTCATTCCCCAAAAATAATTTTAAGGCGTGCCAAAGATGATTAttagatgtttatttatattatgtattacACAGCTATGAGACATTTCTAAAGTGTGtcgtatttttgttatttattcaatTTACAATTCATGATCATTCCTCTAGCTTGTCATCACCAGACGATTAACATAGTTTAAAAGTgttgatttcaattttttttttaacacacgttcaatttatattatactaaCACTACACTTAAGTTTTTTATTACAAGACTGACCTTATGCTGATGCAACTGTCtattcatattgtttatatatgaGAGTTTGTATTGTTTTGTCTGGTAGACATATGCATTTTAAGAATACACGCAAATTAATAATATGGCAGCCTTCAGATATAAGACATATCAGACCGAAAACGCGAGAACACGATACAGCGAATTAAAATCATCATAATtcaaaattgaaaacataatatTTCGGCACACATCGTAATAACCTTCTTTCGTGTTTTATCGATATCAGGCTTTATTCATGTGGATTGTATGTTACCATTAAATATGGGCTACTTTGCCTGGGACTAACCTGATACTAAAATGAGCCGATGTGTTAAAGATATATATCTACCTAGAAACAGCAAAGACCTAGCATACCTGATTTTACTATATCGGAAGCTTTTTTAAAACGTCTTGCTACAATAAATATATGCAGTTTCTTAAGAACAGCGGTGTGTAATTGCGCTCTTTTATTATTTGGTCCATATATTGGCACTTTTTCCGAATTCATATCGACTCACTTTAAAAATGTTGATAAAGATTTGAGGCCTGACTGTGAGGTCCATTGAGAGAGTCTGAAATGGTAAatctaaaacaaacaaatctgcaAAAAATGTCATAATGAAATAACCTCTGTAGAACAAACATTGTTTGGTTTGTGTGTCTTAAAATTCTAATGAAGAAGTTTGTCACAGGTTTGCGTTACGACTTTGAGATGCAGCCATTGTTTAGGATTGAACTCAAATGAAACGTCTGCGATTATTGCAATAAGTAATAAGCTGTTTGATTCAATTAATGGGAGCATTTGAAAATCGGAGGAATATGTTCGtcacttatatttaaaaataaatacaataattggaAACGAATGTACATTAACACGAATAGTTATAGTTATAACGGGATTTCCGTGGAATGACTGCTAGAGGGATGTGTGGTCTAATTGCTATACAGTTATGAACATGTTATGATAAACCTATGCGGTATACCTATGAGATGGAATAGTTTTTTAGAATTAAACTTCAAAAACCAAACGCGAACCAGACATTTGATCAAATCTGCTACATGTATACACGATGCAGTTGATATTTATTATTGATCTTGAAACATCTTCCCACAAGACTTTAGATAAGACCATGTACACGTTTGAAATTCTGAAAAACacctttaaaaattaaagctaagacaaatttattgtttattattgaacTAAATGGAAACTTTTCTGAGACAAATGTTATTTAGTATAATTATATTAAGCCATCTTACGCTAGTGACAAAAGCTACCACACAGCTATGAACTTCCAGCAAACATCCAAATATCAAAAAGCACGCATTACACACAGTTTGATTACAGCAATACCATCAATAAACACgcacaatttaaaatgaaacacCCTGAACATGATTACATGTATTGTGTGCTATATTACtcgattaaataaaaacaatactttttgtgTACGATAGCAATTACCTCGAAGTAAACAATTCGTCTAGTAGTCGCtttaatattatattcatttactagttcattaattaaacaaaaacattttttcttataaaTCCACAACATTTCATTTACGCTATTAAACCAATAagtaatttcataaaatatttgtatagcAACAGTTTGATTATGCAAGCGGATGAAATACCCACACAATTACAAAACACGTTGATTAAGTGTTTTTCGTTTTTGTTAGTATTTGTCGCTCAATGTGAGCATGATAATGTGTTGAAAGGTATACTACAACATAATAATGTCAAACCCTTAACACACATTATATTTACCaaacaataataatcagtcaGGTGACTTGTGTACCAATACTGGTAGCAACTACCGTATTTACTCATTattgaacaaaacaaataaagtagacacaaataattttgaaatgcacgatatattaaaatgaagtagaccaaaacatatttaaaagatAATTATGTAGTAAATATGGTGATATAGTTGCATATTTGCAtgaacgcacatgtattaaacgaGTATGTATAAATGTAAAGAAATACTTAATctacatatatatttatgtaagtCTATATTTTTTTAGCGGATATATTCTTAAAATACTTTGTTGAAACATTATGCACTCATTGACGACTTGTTCAACATAAATTTATAGGATTCTGTGTTTACATGTCCACATCACTGCTCGTAAACTCAATGACATCGTTGTCCAGAATTGTTTTCAGTTCTGGACACGTTTTGCTCATTCTCTCTGCACCTGAAGCAATTATTATTAGTTAAAAACTAGTTATATTAACTCGATCGAATAGAAAGCTTAAGTTTCATTCAACACCGTGTCCGAGGTAAAAACAGTTCTTGTTGTGGTTGGAAATGATAATTAGAACGGTCCCTTAATGGCAATTCCGATACATACTGATCGCTAGGCGTACACCATACCCACTATATGTACGTCATCGCGACAATTAATtcatgttttgaatttgaaaacacattGAACGCGCATACTCTGCAATTTAGAACAGTACAAATTGTTAAACAtcattataaatattaatgttcAACACTTATTTTAAACTAGAAAGACATAATTTCAAAATTTCAACGATTGCGTTATAAAAAGATTGTCCAATTTATTCCACATTGACTCTAAAactaaattattttattgaatatcaaAATATCAATTTCAATCGTGATAACAGCATAATTTGATATGTGCAATTTATTGACcatgatattttaaaatttaaacatgttttaagaaCTGGTTATGTTTTAACCACGTGTTTTAccttttcaataatattttggagTCGTAAAAATATATTGTCAAATTTATTTATGATCATTGTTTTAAAATTCCAATTAAAAGGACTTAATGTGTTAATTACTTTGTTAATCTAATTACCTATTTTCATTGCATCTGAACTTCTAGAGTACCGTGTTTTTGGACTCTCTGCCTTTTTACAGTGATCCTCGTCGAATGCTTCAGTAATAGCTAAAGCGTCATGCCTTCCTTTAAATATGTGCGGGATTGTTTCTTTCATAGTCTCGGCTGAAACTTGGTTCCTAAGGATACAGATTCAAAATATAAGTTTTTTTCTTAACATATCAGTATAACAAGGAATTTCCTAACATTGGTACCTGTGTTTATGTTTCTAAACTTGATGTCTTTTAACTTATTATGCATTATTCAACCAAAGCGGAATACTACAACACTAAAACATAACATGTCTGTGCTACATGACAATTAAACAGACGTGTACTTGCACACCATACCACTTATTAGTTCTTGTTAGTTTCAACAAATGTATTTGAAGCAAACAAGCATTAATTTACAAAGAATGACATACATTAATAATTGTGTGTACATGTTTTCAAGGGGTGGGAAATGGTGTTTCCCTTTACCAGATCGTATTGATCAAAATGTTTAGCCCTAAAAACGGATTAGTAGTGAAGCCGAACTAAATGATAAATAATCGAACTAACAATTGCAAATTATAGTTGTATGTATTATACGCACTGGAGactgtatatataaaataatcaatctGAAAACAAACCTCGACtgataatttatttcatgttgaATTCGCCCTTTGACGAGGATCTTATAGAGTTTACAAATGTACGTATCAATTTCGTTAATAGCCAGTTTATGGTCTTGTCTTACGGCAGCCCATAGTATTGTTTTAACTCTCAGTTCTTTGTTGACACTGGAACTGACATTAGACGGACACACCATGTTCTGCATTTGAAACGCAAGAAGTTGTCCTTGCACAATACTACGAATCTGCAATAAATCCAACAATCTTTTATTCTCATGGTATCGGCCCTCCCCATTGTATTGTGACTTCAACGAAATACCCTCAAGAAGTGCTTGACAGttcatgttttttaatttataggaattttaatttatttactgtTTATTTATGAACATTACGGATATCCTTTGATTTATTTCCTGTTTAATTATGAACATCACGACGATCTTTTTCATGATGTCCGGTTTTCATTGGAagaaggtcatgtttattccGAGGTGCTGCTATGATGTTTTTATTACGTAACACATATTTGCATTAgtttgtttataatttattagtagctttatcaaatgctttttaaGCAACTTATGtgagaaaaaaatgtacaaatattgtAGATACATTATAAGCCagatttttgtttttccataGAGAAACAATttatagaacaagcacatgcgcatagtcaCAAACctaagcaaccaatcagaagggccgatataaTGAGAATATTTGTACATGACACAGATTATTACAGGGAGCTTAGTCTCGCCAATTTCAAGTAAACAGACGACCGAGTTTAAATCAATTGTTGTCGGTATGACCAACAAAACATATTAACAATAGATGACTATGTATGACTTATGTATGCTCCATCCATACAGTTTCACATACAAATTTAATTGCTCGGATGTATGAATATGAGGatacaaattattaataattgttttcttatttaacttCTTGTTACAGAAGGATACAATTATGTTACTTACGTCGCTTTCACTTTTACTCGATTGATTTGGTATCGCTATTTTAGATTTAtaaatttttccttttttatcaactcTTGACTCGAGCACCTCAAGAATCGAGATCACATTACCAAAGACACCATATAACATCTGCTTGCTTGCTGAAAAATGATTTATATGGCGTTGATCATAAATCATAtagtacagtaaatggaaaaatTGCTTAAATGTTGTGAACTCAATGAAATTGAACATGGCCTCACTTTACGTAAAATCTTTACACAGttttcaatttgtatttttacagaactttcaaataaaaagtattcCGCGTCCACTCCACCACATCAAACACTTTTTGGGAATACATTATAACACTGAATAATTAAATATCACACTTTATAAAATTGTTTAGAAAATGGTTCATATAAATAAATAGGTATATTTTAAGTGAACGTCTTCGAACTGAATGTTTGATTCAGATGCACTGCACCTTCGACTTGACGCGGTTTCCAAAGTTGAATTTGTTTTTGCTCTTCCGGAGAGTAAGTCCATCCACGCTGGCCATGGTCATAACCGTCTATGAATGCACgaataaaaaaatcttattttaaacataaactaACTGACATAGACGGCTATCGCGGACAAGGAATGTATGTAGGGACGAATATGTTAAGGCTTATTTGCGTTATGCCTACTTATTTACATATGTGCATGAACACTTCCTTGGAGGACAAAACTTAAAAACGTTTTAAAACTGGAGCGAATGTTTAAACACAGCATTTCAGTATAAAACTTTGCaagcaatatatataaataaataattataggttattagacgtttcactgtacaatacggggatatatttggacgagcacacagtttaagtcatattggacgagtccaatatgacttcaaactgtgtgcgagtccaaatatatcacgtattgtacagtttaaacgtctaataatatttttattctatatccctttctaacgctcttttgtttcttctttaaaatatatttcaaaaccagctttccgtatttttattttcattcacctgattacgcaatttatgacgtatctcgtgtgacgtcatttctctgacgaaacatactagtataagcaagacttTCTTAATTTTAGGGACAACACTATTAACTATGGACGTGTTTGTGTTTAACAGTAAattaatcataatatttttttaaatcatcgaacgaatccaaaacgtatttcggattgtgtgtttgtaatgcataattgttaacttcgataggaataaaacaactcgctccgacaggattacgaattcgtaaatcgtgttttgggtcagaatggttagcatgggATACAAACGCTTTCAAGAAAGTGTggatttaaatacatttcgatagagggatggaagaacagaaaatggaagggCATATCATTGAACTGTGTTTctataagcattggattaaagctgtcattgaggttaataaaatagagtttttgttttgctgttgcatttgtttttcaatttcaaacaataacaatataacttgctgttgcatttgttttaaatttctaaCATTaatccaatttatttatttaagaaatacaatctaaagatcgcctgtgtgaatcgaatattgtacattcggatactttttctcggtaacggcttttatcgttataaaacaattgcttagtgcacttgtactcaactgtccaatatggaaaaaatacagactttttggatccaataccggaatatattggacggtcacgtggtacttATGAAGAATGCCCATTGAATGAacttattggatatagaataatataaaatattattaaacatgttACCTCTGCCTTGTTGCTGCTCAAGTTGATATGGCTTAAGCATAATTTGATGGCCAGAATCTGAAAGTAAACCTCCTGATTTATGAtcaaatcgttcttttcttaagccgtatgtatgaatgtatgtatgtatgtatgtatgcctgTATgcctgtatgtatgtatgtatgtaagtatgtatgtatgtatgtatgtacgtacgttagtacgtacgtacgtatgtatgtatgtatgtatgtatgtatgtatgtatgtatgtatgtatgtatgtatgtatgtatgtatgtatgtatgtatgtatgtatgtatgtatgtatgtatgtatgtatgtatgtatgtatgtaagtatgtatgtatgtatgtatgtatgtatgtatgtatgtatgtatgtatgtatgtatgtatgtatgtatgtatgtatgtatgtatgtgtgtatgtatgtgtgtatgtatgtgtgtatgtatgtatgtatgtatgtatgtatgtatgtatgtatgtatgtatgtatgtatgtatgtatgtatgtatgtatgtatgtatgtatgtatgtatgtatgtatgtatgtatgtatgtatgtgtgtatgtatgtatgtatgtatgaatgtatgtatgtatgtatggatgtatgtatgtatgtatgtatgtatgtatgtatgtatgtatgtatgtatgtatgtatgtatgttttttatgtatgtatgtttgtatgtatgtatgtttgtttgtatgtatgtttgtatgtatttatgtatctaTGCAtgaatgcatgcatgcatgcatgtatgtatgtatgtatgtatgtatgtatgtatgtatgtatgtatgtatgtatgtatgtatgtatgtatgtatgtatgtatgtatgtatgtatgtatgtatgtatgtatgtatgtatgtatgtatgtatgtatgtatgtatgtgtatgtatgtatgtatgtatgtatgtatgtatgtatgtatgtatgtatgtatgtatgtatgtatgtatgtatgtatgtatgtatgtatgtatgtatgtatgtatgtatgtatgtatgtatgtatgtatgtatgtatgtatgtatgtatgtatgtatgtatgtatgtatgtatgtatgtatgtatgtatgtatgtatgtatgtatgtatgtatgtatgtatgtatgtatgtatgtatgtatgtatgtatgtatgtatgtatgtatgtatgtttgtatgtatgtatgtatgtatgcatgcatgcatgcatgtatttatgtatgtatgtatgtgtgcgtgtatgtatgtatgtatgtatgtatgtatgtatgtatgtatgtatgtatgtatgtatgtatgtatgtatgtatgtatgtatgtatgtatgtatgtatgtatgtatgtatgtatgtatgtatgtatgtatgtatgtatgtatgtatgtatgtatgtatgtgtgtatgtatggattgatggatggatggacggatggatggatggatggatggatggatggatggatggatggatggatggatggatggatggatggatggatggatggatggatggatggatggatggatgcatggatgcatgtatgtatgtatgtatgaatatatgtatgtatgtacgtaagtttgtatgtatgtatgtttgtatgtgtgtatgtttgtatgtatttatgtatctatgtatgaatgcatgcatgcatgcatgtatgtatgtatgtatgtatgtatgtatgtatgtatgtatgtatgtatgtatgcatgcatgcatgcatgtatgtatgtatgtatgtatgtatgtatgtatgtatatatgtatgtgtgtgtgtgtgtgtgtgtgtatgtatgtatgtatgtatgtatgtatgtatgtatgtatgtatgtatgtatgcatgcatgcatgcatgcatgtatgtatgcatgtatgtatgtatgtatgtatgtatgtatgtatgtatgcatgcatgcatgcatgtatgtatgtatgtatgtatgtatgtatatatgtatgtgtgtgtgtgtgtgtgtgtgtgtatgtatgtatgtatgtatatatgtatgtatgtatgtatgtatgtatgtatgtatgtatgtatgtatgtatgtatgtatgtatgtatgtatgtatgtatgtatgtatgtatgtatgtatgtatgtatgtatgtatgtatggatggatggatggatggatggatggatggatggatggatggatggatggatggatggatggatggatggatggatggatggatggatggatggatggatggatggatggatggatggatggatggatggatggatggatggatggatggatggatggatggatggatggatggatggatggatggatggatggatggatggatggatggatggatggatggatggatggatggatggatggatggatggatggatggatggatggatggatggatggatggatggatggatggatggatggatggatggatggatggatggatggatgggtgggtgtttgggtgggtggatggatggatggatggatggatggatggatggatggatggatggatggatggatggatggatggatggatggatggatggatggatggatggatggatgaatggatggatggatggatggatggatgaatttatgtatgtatgtacgtaagtttttatgtatgtatgtttgtatgtatgtatgtttgtatgtatttatatatctatgtatgaatgcatgcatgcatgtatgcatgaatgcatgtatgtatgtattcatgtatgtatgtaagtatgtatgtatgtatgtatgtatgtatgtatgtatgtatgtatgtatgtatgtatgtatgtatgtatgtatgtatgtatgtatgtatgtatgtatgtatgtatgtatgtatgtatgtatgtatgtatgtatgtatgtatgtatgtatgtatgtatgtatgtatgtatgtatgtatgtatgtatgtatgtatgtatgtatgtatgtatgtatgtatgtatgtatgtatgcatgtatgtatgtatgtatgtatgcatgtatgtatgtcgGTATTTAGGTATGTCGGTATATATAAATATCTTAATGTTGAAATGATTTAATTATAGTGCTGGTCTGCCAATTAAGCTGTGTCATGTTGTCTCAGATCATACCTCTTCCTTCGCCACCGTGTTTCTGCGCAACAGGTTTGGGAGTCCCCATACCCTGACGATTGAAATCGTTATCGGAATGTCGATCTACTGAATTATCTTGCAATTGTTCACTTCCTAAACCGTGTAAGaatacagaaaaaaacaatattttatcactattgtatgtatgtatatatgttagaATGTATGTatatgcgtgcgtgcgtgcgagcttgtgtgatgtttttttttcaacttaaataaatatcaaatataattggTGTACTTGCTGTTTAGGCGTGCAAAT containing:
- the LOC127842578 gene encoding uncharacterized protein LOC127842578 isoform X2, with translation MDNTTNRGNGNFQTNGTRMPSENENGSSVNDSGGHSLKKQKYESEKDSELNKELKRLDGSVNKARTKLFNDKSQTSTSKDDERNENLRRQSDHRQLVYHSNRTGMHTLNQAAQQHRGENRDGSGKKKMQETSANRQSGHSMQTPNQALQKQGGEGRENVQLQPDSGNRRSDKNSKRQDGRNAHFQHQFNDPDQNKPQQGSGGKDGGCIPYQQHSSDSDDNKPKQGSGGRDSGHQIMLKPYQLEQQQGRDGYDHGQRGWTYSPEEQKQIQLWKPRQVEASKQMLYGVFGNVISILEVLESRVDKKGKIYKSKIAIPNQSSKSESDIRSIVQGQLLAFQMQNMVCPSNVSSSVNKELRVKTILWAAVRQDHKLAINEIDTYICKLYKILVKGRIQHEINYQSRNQVSAETMKETIPHIFKGRHDALAITEAFDEDHCKKAESPKTRYSRSSDAMKIGAERMSKTCPELKTILDNDVIEFTSSDVDM
- the LOC127842578 gene encoding uncharacterized protein LOC127842578 isoform X4 is translated as MNKHFNELHTVHHRTRIYDERNENLRRQSDHRQLVYHSNRTGMHTLNQAAQQHRGENRDGSGKKKMQETSANRQSGHSMQTPNQALQKQGGEGRENVQLQPDSGNRRSDKNSKRQGNYNQYLDVQRQGGESRDGRNAHFQHQFNDPDQNKPQQGSGGKDGGCIPYQQHSSDSDDNKPKQGSGGRDSGHQIMLKPYQLEQQQGRDGYDHGQRGWTYSPEEQKQIQLWKPRQVEASKQMLYGVFGNVISILEVLESRVDKKGKIYKSKIAIPNQSSKSESDIRSIVQGQLLAFQMQNMVCPSNVSSSVNKELRVKTILWAAVRQDHKLAINEIDTYICKLYKILVKGRIQHEINYQSRNQVSAETMKETIPHIFKGRHDALAITEAFDEDHCKKAESPKTRYSRSSDAMKIGAERMSKTCPELKTILDNDVIEFTSSDVDM
- the LOC127842578 gene encoding uncharacterized protein LOC127842578 isoform X3, encoding MDNTTNRGNGNFQTNGTRMPSENENGSSVNDSGGHSLKKQKYESEKDSELNKELKRLDGSVNKARTKLFNDKSQTSTSKDGSGKKKMQETSANRQSGHSMQTPNQALQKQGGEGRENVQLQPDSGNRRSDKNSKRQGNYNQYLDVQRQGGESRDGRNAHFQHQFNDPDQNKPQQGSGGKDGGCIPYQQHSSDSDDNKPKQGSGGRDSGHQIMLKPYQLEQQQGRDGYDHGQRGWTYSPEEQKQIQLWKPRQVEASKQMLYGVFGNVISILEVLESRVDKKGKIYKSKIAIPNQSSKSESDIRSIVQGQLLAFQMQNMVCPSNVSSSVNKELRVKTILWAAVRQDHKLAINEIDTYICKLYKILVKGRIQHEINYQSRNQVSAETMKETIPHIFKGRHDALAITEAFDEDHCKKAESPKTRYSRSSDAMKIGAERMSKTCPELKTILDNDVIEFTSSDVDM
- the LOC127842578 gene encoding uncharacterized protein LOC127842578 isoform X1, with the translated sequence MDNTTNRGNGNFQTNGTRMPSENENGSSVNDSGGHSLKKQKYESEKDSELNKELKRLDGSVNKARTKLFNDKSQTSTSKDDERNENLRRQSDHRQLVYHSNRTGMHTLNQAAQQHRGENRDGSGKKKMQETSANRQSGHSMQTPNQALQKQGGEGRENVQLQPDSGNRRSDKNSKRQGNYNQYLDVQRQGGESRDGRNAHFQHQFNDPDQNKPQQGSGGKDGGCIPYQQHSSDSDDNKPKQGSGGRDSGHQIMLKPYQLEQQQGRDGYDHGQRGWTYSPEEQKQIQLWKPRQVEASKQMLYGVFGNVISILEVLESRVDKKGKIYKSKIAIPNQSSKSESDIRSIVQGQLLAFQMQNMVCPSNVSSSVNKELRVKTILWAAVRQDHKLAINEIDTYICKLYKILVKGRIQHEINYQSRNQVSAETMKETIPHIFKGRHDALAITEAFDEDHCKKAESPKTRYSRSSDAMKIGAERMSKTCPELKTILDNDVIEFTSSDVDM